The nucleotide sequence TCTCGATCTAGCTTCCAGCTTCTTGACAAAAATCTCAGATCGGAAAAACTGTTCGGCAACCGAACTCCATGATCCCAATCGCTAGTCTTGGGCCGCTAGCTGCCTAGCCCATTAAGCTCCATTCCAGCCTCTCTTTTTTTTTTGACCTGTAGCTCCATTCCAGCCTGGTAGGGAGGGAAGCGACAAGCTCCTTCTGTTTTCCACTCGAACGAATCGTTTTCTTTGACTTGGCGGTGGCAACTCTCCGTAAATAGCTTGAACTCCTCGTTTTCCAATTTCTGAGATCGGCGAAACACCAGCTTTGTCGCAACCTGGGAAAGTTGGAGTGATCTtcgcaaggagtactccttaattagtgatttcgaggTTTTTGTACTACGACCAGCCCCAGATCTCGGAAGCTAGCTTCGCGGAGTCCAACCGTTCGGCCCAGCTCCACCAGCGGGTTCGGCGAAGCCAGGAGCTGGGGAGTTGCCGAACAGGCCCTTACTGGCTAGAACCACACGTTGGTGGTCTTGGCAGCCCAAGTTCTAACTAAATTTGGTATACAACATCTCCTAGACCCTTCTCTTCACACGTTGAGCATACAATGGAGGGCAAGTCAAAGGGGTCATCCATTGACAAATCATGGGTATGCCTGTTGTGTGTGAAAGCATCCTTAGTGCCACATCTCAGTTCAATTCGAGCATCTCGAGAAGCTCTACTGTTGCATTGTAGGTTAAGGAGTTGACTAGTACACCATCGGTGCTGGCGGTGGTAAGGAAACCTGATCTTCATTTCCTTTAGCCTTTTCGCATTCAGAACAAAGAACTTGGCAAAGTCAATAGATGAACTCTTGGTGCCATCATAATTCTTCAATACCACTTTTTTTAGATGAAGCTCAAGACATTCAATTGGGTTCAGTGGGTCATACTTCCGAACATTATTNNNNNNNNNNNNNNNNNNNNNNNNNNNNNNNNNNNNNNNNNNNNNNNNNNNNNNNNNNNNNNNNNNNNNNNNNNNNNNNNNNNNNNNNNNNNNNNNNNNNNNNNNNNNNNNNNNNNNNNNNNNNNNNNNNNNNNNNNNNNNNNNNNNNNNNNNNNNNNNNNNNNNNNNNNNNNNNNNNNNNNNNNNNNNNNNNNNNNNNNNNNNNNNNNNNNNNNNNNNNNNNNNNNNNNNNNNNNNNNNNNNNNNNNATGAGTGGCTGGAACTGGAGATAGAGAGAACAAACAATATAAAAGAAGTTGCCAGCATGTTAGCAATACAATAATTGTCCATATTTCATGTCAATCAACTGCTTATTTTGACATTTAAAGCAAGCAACTATGTTTCATACTCACAATGACATAAAGCCTCTCCAAGCAGGGGAAGCATGCACTTGAGGAAGTTAACCACTGAATCCAGATTAGCACCAGCAGAGCCAAGAACCAAAATGCTCATGGTGTGCATTTTGGCTGTCAAACTGACAGCAACCATTTTCTGCAGAATAAAGTGCAAATATAAGAATAATAGCCTGCACATAAGAATGTCCGAATGCAATTGATGAAGGTTGCTGCTACCTGAAAAAATGTACTTCCAAGGTGGAGTTCAGGTATGCCTTCAGACAGCATACCCAATATCTTCAGTTTAGGTGCGCAGATTATCCGTATGCTCGCTCTGCCGCCCTTTGCATCAAGTTGTAGCAATCTCTCAAGGCACGGGGCGTCCTCGATGACTAGCTCTTGCAAAATGATACCTCCAATCCTCTTGTCAGCGCAAAAGCCTAGACTCTTAAGAGTTTGGGAGCTGATGCAGAGGCGACTAATGCCCCAGTTTTCCTTCAGCTCAAGGCTTTCCAAGGCAGGGCAGCCAGAGAGCATGCTCTGGAGAACGACCTCCGAGATGGTGACCCTTTCCAGGGCAGCTGCTTGAGGCACCGAAGCTTCAGGGATAGCCGCTGCATAATCATGTGGGGGAAACGGGTGTCGTGGAATTTGGCCACGCGGAGAGTGGGCGAAAAGCGGAACACAGACAATGGCAGCAGGCCCAACTTCTCCACGTTGCTGTACCAAAAATTATTCCTGATGTAGGTGATCTCGAACTCCTGTAGGTTGTCCAGGGCTTGGGAACTAAGCCAGCCATTGATCCTGTCGTTGTTCCTATCGATGCTGATGCAGACAGAGAAGCGTCGTGTGGGGCCAGGATGCTGAGAGAGGATCTTTGCAATCAAGTCCCTTTTATTGGGTCCACAGTCCACCTCGAGGTTCAGAGGAGCGGATCGCCAGAGCGGACGCCACCGGCGGGAGATGACCTGCGTGCGGGCACcttccttggtggggagaagagaCACGATGCTGTCAAGGACGGTGTCGGGGAGGCGGCTGATGAGATCAGCGCTCCCCCCATCAACACCACCGATGAGATCAGCGCTCCCCGCATCAACTTCAGCAGTGAGATCGACGCTGCCCCCATCACTATCACCAGTGAGATCGACGCTCCCCCCATCAATATCACCAGTGCGGTCGACGCTCCCCGCATCATCATCATTGCTGAGATTGACGCTCCCCCCATCAATATCACCAGTGCGAACGACGCTCCCCGCACCAACAACATCGCAGTTGCCGCTCCCCCGTGGATCTTGGTCGTCGACAAGATGAAACTTACGCTTCTTGGAAGCTTGCATTGCCGCCGTCGCAGCAGCGACAGAGACCGCCGCCTTCCCTGCAGCTGTCGCCACAGCCGCTGCCTCCTTCGCCTTTAACGCCGCAGCCGCAgccttcgccgccgcctccttcgcaGTCGCCGCTGCTTCCATCGcagtcgcagccgccgccgccgcctcgttggAAGCAGCCGATGCCGCCGCAGCAGCAGCCAGCGCCGCCTCCTTGGCAGCCGCCACAGCAGCTGAGGCCGCCGCCTCCATGGCTGGCGGCTTGCCGAGACGCCGTGGGAATGTCGGTGCGGTGGGGGAATGGGGAACGAATCGAGGGATTGGGAACCGAGGGTTTACTCTACTCAGCATCGTCCTGTTTGGCGAGGGTTGATCGATCTGCCACCGTCCAAATATCAACGGCTTAGATTCATCCATCTCGTGAGCGAAAAGGAAAATGAAATGGACAATTTGGCGGCAGCTCGTGGGGTTTTGGCGCCAACTTACTTCTCTGGGCACGGCAAAAAAAAAGGTAgaaaaatgatgtaaaatacaactcttaaagatgcaaatttgcatctccaCCTCCCAGGTGATGTAAAAGTCTAGTCGGGCGCCAACCGTCCAACCGTCTTCATTTTATTTTCGCTCGCTCGCCTGGCCGCTGGCAATTTTTGCCAGGAACCACGCGGTTGTCGCCTGTCCACCAATCCCGACCCCGTCGCAACCCTGCTGCCTATCCTCCCCGCCAGTCGCGTTGTCCTAGTTGCCGACGACCCGCAGATTTGAGTTCGCCTCGTTGACGACCGTCCACCTCCGCCGCCGGTGATTTGTGCCCGAAAATGTCGTCGCTGTCGCCCGTCCATCCATCCCCCACCCCACGGCCTATCCTCGCCACTAGACACGCCGTCCTAGCCGCCGACAACCCGCCGATTTGAGTTCGCCCCACCAATGACCGCGCGGCCGATTCAGAGGTTTGCCGGAGCTCCGGTGGCCGTATTGGCCGTAGCATCTCACTGCCGCCTTCCTTGATAGCCGCTGCCCGCCGCCGAACTAGTAGGGCAACCGTGTGATCACCGCAACCCGCCGAGCTGGCGATTTCTCGGTCGTTGTCGCCGCCACGAGCGGAGTCCTCCGGCAGCCACGCGGGCGTCCAGAGGCTGTTGAAGCAGCCGCCACCCACCCCAGACAAGGTTTGTACTGCTGATCAACGCTCCGACCCACCGCCGGCCGGTTTCTTCCACCTCTAACGCAACGTGTTTGACAAAATTATTTGTTGGAGTAGGTGGTTTACATCACCAAatatacatcatctgttggagtagAAGGTTTACATCATCAAatatacatcatctgttggagtagAAGGTTTACATCACCAAATATACATCATCTGTCGGGGTTGGCTCTTTTTCGCATATGTAAAAAGCACTTTCTGCAAATTATACAACATCCACTTTtaaatcatctattggagatgctcttattttTGCCACCTAATGGGCAAAGAAAAGAAAAGGTAGAAGAGGGACATCATCCTTTAATTTACCGCTTCCGTTTTATGTTGTTGCTGTTTTTCGCAGCTCATTTTGTACTATTCCCTGTTTTTGTAAATACAATAGCTGGATTTTTCAGAAGAAAATACTCTGTCCGTTCCAAAATAAAAGGCGTCTTAAATTTTCAGAAAATCAAACTTctcaaactttgatcaagtttattgAGAAAATATCAATATATGCAATATCAAATAAGTACCGTTAAATTTGGTATGTTTACAattattgtagatgttgatatgttttgccataaacttggtcaaacatagaAATTTTGACTTTTGGAAATACTGATGCACGTTATATTTTGAATAGGAGGGAACAGTAGGAGATTTTTGCAAACAAGCTCATCTAAACTCACTNNNNNNNNNNNNNNNNNNNNNNNNNNNNNNNNNNNNNNNNNNNNNNNNNNNNNNNNNNNNNNNNNNNNNNNNNNNNNNNNNNNNNNNNNNNNNNNNNNNNNNNNNNNNNNNNNNNNNNNNNNNNNNNNNNNNNNNNNNNNNNNNNNNNNNNNNNNNNNNNNNNNNNNNNNNNNNNNNNNNNNNNNNNNNNNNNNNNNNNNNNNNNNNNNNNNNNNNNNNNNNNNNNNNNNNNNNNCACCAGGACGTGCAGCAGAAAAGATAGTTTGAGAACAACAGCAGAAGAAACGGGGATGACTAACCAGAGACAGATTAAGCAAGCCGGCAACTATCAATTCTCGATGCTCAGTTGACAGAGCACTTGTACATAAACCAGACAACAATATTTGGTTGGGTGGTTGGGTAAACAAACAGGATGTAGCCTGCCTCACTTGTTAACATAAACTGACTTAAGTTGAGAATAATTATAATAGACTGCTGCAA is from Triticum aestivum cultivar Chinese Spring chromosome 1B, IWGSC CS RefSeq v2.1, whole genome shotgun sequence and encodes:
- the LOC123094566 gene encoding uncharacterized protein, with amino-acid sequence MEAAASAAVAAAKEAALAAAAAASAASNEAAAAAATAMEAAATAKEAAAKAAAAALKAKEAAAVATAAGKAAVSVAAATAAMQASKKRKFHLVDDQDPRGSGNCDVVGAGSVVRTGDIDGGSVNLSNDDDAGSVDRTGDIDGGSVDLTGDSDGGSVDLTAEVDAGSADLIGGVDGGSADLISRLPDTVLDSIVSLLPTKEGARTQVISRRWRPLWRSAPLNLEVDCGPNKRDLIAKILSQHPGPTRRFSVCISIDRNNDRINGWLSSQALDNLQEFEITYIRNNFWYSNVEKLGLLPLSVFRFSPTLRVAKFHDTRFPHMIMQRLSLKLRCLKQLPWKGSPSRRSFSRACSLAALPWKALS